The sequence ACATGATGTTTTTCCACTTCTTTTAGTGGCCAATCTAATGGATAACCTTGGGAAGCCAAGGATTCAGTTTTCACCTGTTGCTTCCAATACTCTGCCGGAGGCTTACCAAGCAGAATACAGCGCTCAATCATATTGCGTAGCTCGCGAATATTACCCGGCCACTCATGTTGTTGCAGTTTCACCATATCCTCATGGCTCCACACCACTTCGCGCACGCCTAACTCTGCAGCCAATTGGCGGGTAAAATGGTGGGTCAATTCGACCACATCTTCCGGACGATCACGCAGCGGTGGAATTAAAATATCAAGCACATTCAGACGATAATAGAGATCGCGCCGGAAGTTACCCGCCTCAACTTCATCCACCAATGTACGGTTAGTTGCCGCGATCACTCGGACATCAATATTGACTTCCTTTTCACTGCCCACTGGGCGAATCGCCTTCTGCTCCAGCACCCTGAGCAGCGCGGTTTGCATTTTGAGCGGCATCTCGCCAATTTCATCGAGGAAAATCGTACCGCCGGAGGCAAAACTAAATAAGCCTTCGCGATTACCCTTGGCGCCAGTAAAGGCCCCTGCTGTATGGCCAAAGAGTTCACTTTCAAGCAATTCAGGCGCTATCGAGCCACAGTTAACAGGGACAAAAGGCCCTTGGCGACCGCTGAGTAAATGTAATTGCCGCGCAACTAACTCTTTACCCGTGCCCGATTCCCCTTGGATTAACACAACCGCATTAGTTGGTGCGACACGTTCAATCACTTGCTTAACCGACTTCATCGCATCGCTGCTACCAATAATGGTGGAGGAATAGCCAATAGACACTTCACGGCGCAGCATTAAGTTTTCACGGCGAAGCAAGCGGCGCTCAATACAGCGGTCAACCGCAGACATCATCTGCTCAAGGTGGAATGGCTTCATAATAAAGTCAGACGCGCCAGCGCGCAGTGCTTTAATCGCGACTTCTAAATCCGCATAGCCGGTCATAAAAATTACATCGGAACGTCGACCTTGTTCATCTAACGCTTCGCTCCACTCAATACCCGAGCGACCGGGTAAACGAATATCGACAATCAATAAGTCGAAGTGACAGCGACTACGTAGCTGCTCAGCATCTTCAATACTGCCCGCAGTTTCGACTAAGGCGAATTTTTTCGAGAGTGCCTTATTTAAAAAACTGCGCATCCCTGGTTCGTCATCAACGATCAGGACCGACACAGCGGAAGGAAGGGGCTTGAGGTTATTATCTATCTGGCTCATAGTGCTCACTTCTGGACATTTTGACTCAATTGCGACCAATTCTAGCATTGAAACTAGACAAATAGGTCACTATGAACCACAAGAAGCATGCGTTGAGACAATTTGTCTGCAAACTATTTGCTGAGCATGAGATCGAGCTCACAATTTAGATCATGCTGTGAAGGTAAAAGCATGAATATCAGTTTGGCACCCTATTTGCTTTCAACCGAACGCATTACAATTTGGACCCCCTCAACTCACTAGGCATTTGAGTTGGAACCCTATTTTTTATCAAGGAGTATCCATGCTAAACGTGAAATCCCACATGAAGTCATTACTGGGCTTGGTTGTTGCAGCCAGCATGCTCACAGTGTTACCCGCTCAATCGGCAGAAGTCATTAAGTTAGCCACAACCACCAGCACCGAAAACTCAGGCCTGTTACAAGAATTACTGCCTAAGTTTGAAAGTGCATCAGGCTATAAAGTCCAAGTTATCGCAACGGGTACTGGTAAAGCGCTGAAACTGGGCGAGCAAGGCGATGTGGATTTAGTGATGACCCATGCCCCAAGTGCTGAAGCTAAGTTTGTTGCCGATGGTTTTGGCGTTGAGCCACGTGGCATTATGGAAAACGATTTCGTCGTTTTAGGCCCTAAAAATGACCCTGCAAAACTACGTGAAAGCAAAACCGCTGAAGAAGCCTTCGCAAAAATCGCGAAATCTGGCTTACCTTTCCTCTCTCGCGGTGATAACTCTGGCACACACATCAAAGAGTTAGAAGTATGGAAAGCAGCAGGCGTGACTCCAGACTTCAAAGGTTACACTTCAGTAGGTCAAGGCATGGGTAAAACCCTGCTGATGGCAAACGAGTTACAAGGTTACACTCTGTCTGACCGTGGTACTTTCGTGGCGTACAAAACCAAGTTGGACTTAGGTGTGGATTTCGATGGTGGCAAAACCCTAGCAAACCCATACCAAGTGATTCTGATCAACCCAGCTAAATACCCAGATTTAAACCACAAAGGCGCTAAAGCCTTCAGTGACTGGCTGATCAGCAAAGAAGGTCAAGCCATGATCAACAGCTTCAAAGTTGAAGGCGAGCAACTGTTCAAGGCAACCTATAGCGAATGAGCGAAGGCTGGCTAGCACTGTTACAGCAGGCGTTAAGCCTGCTGTTTTCATTGGACCCCGACGTTTGGTCCATCATTTCTGTCTCGTTTTCGGTTTCGTTTGCGGCACTTCTCATCACCTTAGTCCCTTCGATGGTGTTAGGTTTTGTGTTGGCGTTTGCCCATTTTCCCGGCAAGTGGTTTGTCACTAACTTAGTGCAGACACTGCAA comes from Shewanella oneidensis MR-1 and encodes:
- a CDS encoding sigma-54-dependent transcriptional regulator, which gives rise to MSQIDNNLKPLPSAVSVLIVDDEPGMRSFLNKALSKKFALVETAGSIEDAEQLRSRCHFDLLIVDIRLPGRSGIEWSEALDEQGRRSDVIFMTGYADLEVAIKALRAGASDFIMKPFHLEQMMSAVDRCIERRLLRRENLMLRREVSIGYSSTIIGSSDAMKSVKQVIERVAPTNAVVLIQGESGTGKELVARQLHLLSGRQGPFVPVNCGSIAPELLESELFGHTAGAFTGAKGNREGLFSFASGGTIFLDEIGEMPLKMQTALLRVLEQKAIRPVGSEKEVNIDVRVIAATNRTLVDEVEAGNFRRDLYYRLNVLDILIPPLRDRPEDVVELTHHFTRQLAAELGVREVVWSHEDMVKLQQHEWPGNIRELRNMIERCILLGKPPAEYWKQQVKTESLASQGYPLDWPLKEVEKHHVTSVVDLHSGNKSAAARDLGVSRKTLDRKYKEWFGVSDEQEF
- a CDS encoding substrate-binding domain-containing protein gives rise to the protein MLNVKSHMKSLLGLVVAASMLTVLPAQSAEVIKLATTTSTENSGLLQELLPKFESASGYKVQVIATGTGKALKLGEQGDVDLVMTHAPSAEAKFVADGFGVEPRGIMENDFVVLGPKNDPAKLRESKTAEEAFAKIAKSGLPFLSRGDNSGTHIKELEVWKAAGVTPDFKGYTSVGQGMGKTLLMANELQGYTLSDRGTFVAYKTKLDLGVDFDGGKTLANPYQVILINPAKYPDLNHKGAKAFSDWLISKEGQAMINSFKVEGEQLFKATYSE